In Halalkalicoccus sp. NIPERK01, the DNA window TACCCGTTGGGCGGCGGCGGCGCGCTCGACCTGGGCTTTCGGGCGGTCTCGATCGCGGTCGCGGGCCTGCTGTGTATGGGCGGGTCGTTGCTGGGACGCGTGCTGACGTCGCGGGCCTCGCCGTTGTAGGCGACGCGAACCACTAGCTATTTGATCGCCGCCCCGGAACGTCGGGTATGAGCCGACTGCTCGACGACCGCGTCTTCAACAAGGAGACGCTGCTCGACTCGACGGTGAACCTCGTGCCGTTCGCCATCCTGATGTTCTTTCTCGTGCTGTACGTGGTCGCCACCCCCGAGGGGTGGAAGGACGGGTCGTACTACAGCATCTACATGCTGACGCTCATCATCAGCATGATCTGGGGGCTGTTGCACCTGACGTACGCGACCGCAAAGCGCATCTGACGGGGCTTCGCCGGCGGCCGATTTTCCGCGCACGCGGAACCTAACCTTTCATTACGCTCCGTTACTGAGAGTGGCGTATGCAGGTAGACGGGCAGATAGCCTTGACCGTCCTGATGGGGCTCCTCTTGCTGATCGTCGCAGGCTGGATCGCCCGCATCGAGGACTGGCGTTCGTACACGCCGCTCGCCAGCGGGGGTGGGCGCGCGGTCGACGACACCGCTTACGAAACACGGGAGAAACCCGGTGGCCTCATCCGGTGGCTCACCACGGTCGATCACAAGGACATCGGCATCCTCTACGGGATCTTCGGGACGTTCGCGCTCGTGTGGGGCGGGGTGACGGTCGCGCTCATGCGGACCGAACTGTTCTCGCCCACCACGGTCCTCATGGACCCGACGACCTACAACGCGCTGATGACGAGCCACGGGATCACGATGCTGTTCCTGTTCGGGACGCCGATGATCGCGGCGTTCGGTAACTACGTCCTCCCGCTTTTGATCGGGGCCGACGACATGGCGTTCCCCCGGATCAACGCCATCGCGTTCTGGCTGCTCCCGGTCGCGGGAACGCTGATCTGGAGCCCGTTTCTCCTGATGGCGTTCGGGATCGACCCCGCCCAGACCGGCTGGACGATGTACCCGCCGCTGTCGATCGACCAGAGCGCCCTCGGCATCGACTTCATGCTGCTGGGGCTGCACCTCTCGGGGATCAGCGCGACGATGGGGGCGATCAACTTCATCGCGACGATCTTCACCGAACGCGCGCCCGACGTCGGCTGGGAGCGCCTCGACATCTTCTCGTGGACGATGCTCACCCAGTCGGGCCTGATCCTCTTCGCCTTCCCGCTCCTGGGGAGCGTCCTGATCATGCTGCTTCTGGATCGCAACCTCGGGACGACCTTCTTCACGACCGACGGCGGCGGCTACATCCTCTACCAGCACCTCTTCTGGTTCTTCGGCCACCCCGAGGTCTACATCCTCGTGCTGCCGCCGATGGGGCTGGTCAGCCTGATCCTCCCGCGCTTTGCGGGCCGCAAACTGTTCGGCTTCAAGTTCGTCGTCTACTCGACGCTGGCGATCGGCGTGCTCTCGTTCGGCGTCTGGGCCCACCACATGTTCACGACCGGGATCGATCCCCGGATCCGCTCGGCGTTCATGGCCGTCTCGCTCGCCATCGCGATCCCGAGCGCGGTGAAGGTGTTCAACTGGACCACCACGCTGTGGTCGGGCCGTCTCAGATTGACGGTGCCGATGCTGTTCTGCATCGGCTTCGTCTCGAACTTCATCATCGGCGGCGTCACCGGCGTGTTCCTCGCCTCCATCCCGGTCAACGCCGTGTTACACGCCACCTACTACATCGTCGGGCACTTCCACTACATCGTGATGGGCGCGATCGGGTTCGCGCTCTTCGCGGGCGTCTACTACTGGTTCCCGCTGGTGACGGGCCGGATGTACCAGCGCTCGCTCGGGCTGATCCACTTCTGGCTCTCCTTTATCGGGACGAACGTGACGTTCTTCGCGATGATCCTGCTGGGCTACGGCGGCATGCCCCGGCGGTACGCCGAGTACCTCCCCCAGTACGCGACCCTCCACCAGGTCACGACGATCGGCGCGTTCCTCATCTTCATCGGCGGCGTCGTCTTC includes these proteins:
- a CDS encoding cbb3-type cytochrome c oxidase subunit I; translated protein: MQVDGQIALTVLMGLLLLIVAGWIARIEDWRSYTPLASGGGRAVDDTAYETREKPGGLIRWLTTVDHKDIGILYGIFGTFALVWGGVTVALMRTELFSPTTVLMDPTTYNALMTSHGITMLFLFGTPMIAAFGNYVLPLLIGADDMAFPRINAIAFWLLPVAGTLIWSPFLLMAFGIDPAQTGWTMYPPLSIDQSALGIDFMLLGLHLSGISATMGAINFIATIFTERAPDVGWERLDIFSWTMLTQSGLILFAFPLLGSVLIMLLLDRNLGTTFFTTDGGGYILYQHLFWFFGHPEVYILVLPPMGLVSLILPRFAGRKLFGFKFVVYSTLAIGVLSFGVWAHHMFTTGIDPRIRSAFMAVSLAIAIPSAVKVFNWTTTLWSGRLRLTVPMLFCIGFVSNFIIGGVTGVFLASIPVNAVLHATYYIVGHFHYIVMGAIGFALFAGVYYWFPLVTGRMYQRSLGLIHFWLSFIGTNVTFFAMILLGYGGMPRRYAEYLPQYATLHQVTTIGAFLIFIGGVVFLWNIVQSWLEGPRVEDGDPWNLKEDGLITHEWTWFEHKLETRLADGGEPADDETAMADGGERE
- a CDS encoding DUF6684 family protein, which codes for MSRLLDDRVFNKETLLDSTVNLVPFAILMFFLVLYVVATPEGWKDGSYYSIYMLTLIISMIWGLLHLTYATAKRI